Proteins encoded in a region of the Paenibacillus wynnii genome:
- a CDS encoding GTP-binding protein yields MIHQKIERMNIGIFAHVDAGKTTTTEHILFESGRIRSLGSVDSGTALTDSMDVERQRGISVRAALASFSWRGVQVNLVDTPGHVDFLSEVERSLRVMDCAVLILSAVEGVQAQTEMIWGALRKLNIPTLIFMNKMDRMGADHEAVLAQARTYLSENIIPVQHPLGTEQDFIGAADLWMDGAEPALQTALLEALAERDEELLETYMSGEAIHLEAWKDHLTAAASSAQIFPLVYGAAAKSIGITELLDAMLQYFPRAGGDVEQPVSGIVYSIQRDKTMGRMAFVRLYEGTVRNRETVLNYTQNIQEKITQIRKVEGGRTEDVGILEAGDIAVVYGLSSVRIGDVLGSPDAIPQEAKLAVPLLTVRVHWAQDMEDHKVIGALQELADEDPLLDAQWLQDERELHIKVMGPIQLEILSSVLEHRYGLEVTFGQPSVIYKETPSRMGEGFIAYTMPKPCWAILRFLIEPGLPGSGIVYDSVVRSSDLLPQYQNETARRVPEALQQGLYGWEVTDVKVTLIEGQHHVWHTHPLDFAVATPMALMDGLSNVGTRLLEPILQVRIVVPEENGGRVMNDLVQMRGTFEPPVLQGERMVIEGRLPLATSLDYPVTLSSYTKGRSTFTSFFAGYEACPPDVIAERTRRGVNPLDQAKYILSVRKAL; encoded by the coding sequence ATGATTCATCAGAAAATTGAGCGTATGAATATCGGTATTTTTGCACATGTCGATGCCGGGAAGACTACAACGACGGAACATATATTATTTGAGAGCGGTCGTATTCGTTCATTAGGCAGCGTAGACAGTGGGACAGCCTTAACGGATTCGATGGATGTAGAACGACAGCGGGGGATATCTGTTCGGGCGGCGTTAGCCTCTTTTTCGTGGAGAGGGGTTCAGGTAAATCTGGTGGACACCCCGGGCCACGTCGATTTCTTGTCAGAGGTGGAGCGTTCCCTTCGGGTGATGGATTGTGCGGTGCTTATTTTATCAGCAGTAGAAGGTGTTCAGGCGCAGACTGAAATGATATGGGGAGCGCTGCGAAAGCTGAACATTCCTACCCTTATTTTTATGAACAAAATGGACAGGATGGGGGCCGATCACGAAGCTGTTCTAGCACAGGCCCGTACTTATTTGTCGGAGAATATTATTCCAGTGCAGCACCCGCTTGGTACGGAGCAAGACTTCATTGGGGCTGCAGATTTGTGGATGGACGGGGCAGAACCCGCTCTGCAGACAGCGCTGTTGGAGGCATTGGCTGAACGGGATGAGGAGCTTCTGGAAACATATATGTCAGGAGAGGCTATTCACTTAGAAGCTTGGAAAGACCATCTTACGGCGGCGGCATCCTCTGCCCAGATCTTTCCGCTTGTGTATGGTGCGGCGGCAAAGAGTATCGGAATTACTGAACTTTTGGATGCTATGCTTCAGTACTTTCCAAGAGCGGGCGGGGATGTAGAGCAGCCGGTATCCGGCATTGTCTATAGTATCCAGCGTGATAAAACGATGGGTCGTATGGCCTTTGTTCGATTATATGAAGGGACGGTACGAAATCGGGAAACGGTGTTGAATTATACTCAGAACATTCAGGAGAAAATCACCCAAATCCGTAAGGTAGAGGGTGGACGTACGGAGGATGTAGGAATACTGGAAGCCGGGGATATTGCTGTCGTATATGGGTTATCCAGTGTAAGAATCGGGGATGTTCTGGGCAGTCCAGACGCGATACCTCAGGAAGCTAAGCTGGCGGTGCCGCTCCTCACTGTCCGTGTGCACTGGGCGCAGGATATGGAGGATCACAAAGTCATTGGAGCCCTTCAGGAGCTTGCCGATGAGGACCCGCTTCTGGATGCTCAATGGCTGCAGGATGAGCGCGAGCTTCATATCAAGGTGATGGGACCTATCCAGTTGGAAATTCTGAGCAGTGTATTGGAGCACCGGTATGGACTTGAGGTTACCTTTGGGCAGCCGTCTGTTATTTATAAAGAAACGCCGAGCCGTATGGGGGAAGGTTTTATTGCGTATACCATGCCCAAACCTTGCTGGGCCATCCTTCGTTTTCTTATTGAGCCGGGACTTCCCGGAAGTGGTATCGTATATGATTCAGTGGTCAGAAGCTCAGATCTGCTGCCGCAATATCAAAATGAGACCGCCCGGCGTGTGCCGGAGGCTCTTCAGCAGGGGCTTTACGGCTGGGAGGTTACTGACGTCAAAGTAACACTTATAGAGGGGCAGCATCATGTCTGGCATACGCATCCGCTGGATTTTGCAGTAGCAACACCGATGGCCCTTATGGACGGGTTATCGAATGTGGGCACCCGACTATTGGAGCCGATTCTTCAGGTGCGTATTGTAGTGCCTGAGGAAAACGGTGGGCGCGTTATGAACGATTTGGTGCAGATGAGGGGAACCTTTGAACCGCCGGTGTTGCAAGGTGAGCGGATGGTCATCGAAGGCCGTTTGCCTTTGGCAACATCCTTGGATTATCCGGTGACGCTCAGTTCCTACACGAAAGGCCGCAGCACTTTTACTTCTTTTTTTGCTGGTTATGAAGCCTGTCCGCCGGATGTAATCGCGGAACGTACCCGCAGGGGAGTGAACCCCCTCGATCAAGCGAAATACATTCTCAGTGTCCGAAAAGCACTCTAA
- a CDS encoding S-layer homology domain-containing protein, whose protein sequence is MKKQSFSSHAKKMTIACSILAASVSFGASAFAFSDLKGNPAEAKINALHEKGIINGMSNGKFAPKFKMTYGQAIQVIVSGLELKAQPSDSKASDFFDNVKDKSWFASAFLTAKQHGLSLDRNVNPNGSITRAQFAHLLTQGLLSKGTFPVTKMYFEISDDDKLSAEVNNSLQILLNTHIISLEAGSKFRPNDAITRAEAAVWIHDAAEFAKKVITPANQTPAPVYEKVEVAIVKAADGVNKVSLTVNNLPNPGYGLLIQKIEFNKDKTAVIYYTVTTPDPDKMYPQVISKATVVTYLPDDYKPVAKFVPTAPAK, encoded by the coding sequence ATGAAGAAACAATCTTTTAGCAGCCACGCTAAAAAAATGACTATAGCGTGCAGTATACTGGCAGCATCCGTGTCCTTTGGAGCATCGGCGTTCGCGTTCTCCGATCTGAAGGGCAACCCTGCCGAAGCCAAAATCAATGCATTGCATGAAAAGGGAATCATTAACGGAATGAGCAATGGGAAGTTCGCTCCAAAATTCAAGATGACATACGGGCAAGCGATACAAGTAATCGTGAGCGGCTTGGAACTGAAAGCACAGCCTTCGGATTCTAAAGCAAGCGACTTTTTTGACAATGTGAAAGACAAATCATGGTTTGCTTCAGCCTTCCTGACAGCTAAGCAACACGGGCTTTCTTTGGATCGCAATGTAAATCCGAACGGTTCGATTACACGGGCACAATTCGCGCATTTATTAACCCAAGGGCTGCTAAGTAAAGGGACGTTCCCGGTAACCAAGATGTATTTTGAAATTTCGGATGACGACAAGCTATCCGCAGAGGTTAATAACAGTCTGCAGATTTTGCTGAATACACATATCATTTCCTTGGAGGCAGGCAGTAAATTCCGTCCTAACGATGCTATTACCCGAGCAGAAGCTGCAGTATGGATCCATGATGCAGCCGAATTTGCCAAAAAAGTGATAACGCCAGCCAATCAGACTCCAGCTCCTGTCTATGAGAAAGTCGAGGTAGCTATTGTCAAAGCTGCCGATGGCGTCAACAAGGTGTCGTTAACCGTGAACAATTTGCCGAACCCAGGCTACGGCTTGCTGATCCAAAAAATTGAATTCAACAAAGATAAAACAGCTGTTATTTACTATACGGTTACCACACCGGATCCTGATAAAATGTACCCTCAGGTCATCTCCAAGGCTACAGTGGTAACCTATCTGCCTGACGATTATAAGCCGGTTGCTAAGTTTGTCCCAACTGCTCCTGCGAAATAA
- a CDS encoding MerR family transcriptional regulator translates to MKQKGLTTGQIAKRTGMFVRTLRYYDRIGLLKPSNYHGDTRLYSEMDIFKLQKLSVLKFIGFSLEEMKAILESEGTKTDLRSSLFLQKKLIRQKIKHMDSVVQAIEASIESMDRQEQEPNWEEMTDIIHTVRTDRDWSEQYHNALRLQSRIHLYDRFSTNSMGWHRWFFEHVLRQASQLSLPAPIKILDIGCGDAALWLRNIDRIPPHWEITLADASAGMLEDARTSLGKSAARFVFRQADVQALPFLDGEFQIIIANHMLYHVEDLPLASTEMNRVLYGNGTLFASTMSSRHLKEMEELAREFDPSLLVLDDTLERFNLYNGAELLVHWFPSAKLIHYPDSLVVTKAGPLISYMTSTPMNAGKRLTGEALEPFTAFVEQRMAEKGSLAFTKDMGFFCYEKKEANAI, encoded by the coding sequence TTGAAACAAAAGGGCCTCACTACCGGACAAATTGCGAAACGTACAGGGATGTTCGTACGAACATTACGCTATTACGACCGAATTGGATTACTTAAGCCATCTAATTATCATGGGGATACCCGATTATATAGCGAGATGGATATCTTCAAGCTTCAGAAGCTTTCCGTTCTTAAATTCATTGGATTTTCGCTGGAAGAGATGAAAGCAATCCTTGAGAGCGAGGGCACGAAGACAGATTTACGGAGCTCCCTGTTCCTGCAAAAAAAACTCATCCGACAAAAAATTAAGCATATGGATAGTGTCGTACAGGCCATCGAGGCCTCTATAGAATCCATGGATCGGCAAGAGCAAGAACCGAATTGGGAAGAGATGACCGATATCATCCATACGGTCCGTACCGATAGAGATTGGAGCGAGCAGTATCACAATGCGCTCAGGCTTCAGTCCCGAATTCATCTTTACGATCGCTTCAGTACAAACTCGATGGGCTGGCATCGATGGTTTTTTGAACACGTACTTCGGCAAGCCTCACAACTCTCTCTACCTGCACCTATCAAGATTCTTGATATCGGCTGTGGTGATGCTGCTTTGTGGCTAAGGAATATCGACCGGATTCCCCCGCATTGGGAGATTACACTCGCCGATGCCTCTGCCGGTATGCTCGAGGATGCCCGGACCTCTCTCGGTAAATCAGCAGCAAGGTTTGTGTTCCGTCAGGCCGATGTGCAGGCGCTGCCTTTCTTGGATGGCGAGTTCCAAATCATAATCGCCAACCACATGCTGTATCATGTGGAAGATCTGCCGCTGGCATCCACCGAAATGAATAGGGTGCTCTACGGGAATGGTACACTCTTCGCTTCTACAATGAGCAGCCGTCATTTAAAAGAGATGGAGGAGCTAGCCAGGGAATTTGATCCAAGCCTTCTAGTACTGGACGATACCCTTGAACGGTTCAACCTGTATAATGGCGCTGAGCTGTTAGTCCACTGGTTTCCTTCCGCCAAGCTAATCCACTACCCAGATTCTTTGGTCGTGACTAAGGCGGGTCCTTTAATCAGTTATATGACCTCAACGCCCATGAATGCCGGAAAGAGGTTAACGGGAGAAGCTCTGGAGCCGTTTACTGCCTTTGTGGAGCAAAGAATGGCGGAGAAAGGAAGTCTTGCTTTTACTAAGGATATGGGATTTTTCTGTTATGAAAAAAAGGAGGCTAATGCTATATGA
- the nudK gene encoding GDP-mannose pyrophosphatase NudK, whose translation MNPKVQIRKIELLSDNWYTLRKYTLDYQRSDGTWEEQQREAYDRGNGAAILLYNKIKKTVVLTRQFRLPSYVNGNETGMLIEACAGLLDEDSPESCIQREAEEETGYRLSKVHSIGQAYMSPGSVTEILHLFVAEYSDDMKIGQGGGLDEEHENIEVLEIPFAEAMEMVENGEIQDAKTILLLQHAKLYDLVELSSAASMHILIAGPYRSGTGDDPNKIAANLQAMNEAALQVYRLGHLPVLGEWYALPLMETAGSKEMGDEIFNDIFHPSCVRLLAHCDAVLRIGGASQGADEMVRVAAEGRKKIYYWIEELYCVI comes from the coding sequence ATGAATCCGAAGGTGCAAATTAGGAAGATTGAGCTTTTATCCGACAATTGGTACACGCTGAGAAAATACACACTGGATTACCAGCGCAGTGACGGCACTTGGGAAGAGCAGCAACGTGAAGCCTACGACCGGGGAAACGGTGCGGCCATTTTACTATATAACAAAATCAAGAAGACGGTCGTTCTTACGAGGCAATTCCGCCTTCCCTCATACGTAAACGGCAACGAAACAGGAATGCTTATCGAAGCTTGCGCAGGATTGCTTGATGAAGACAGTCCAGAGTCTTGCATTCAACGTGAAGCCGAGGAAGAAACCGGCTATCGCTTATCCAAAGTGCATAGCATCGGTCAAGCTTATATGTCACCGGGTTCAGTCACGGAAATTTTGCATTTATTCGTGGCAGAATATTCAGACGATATGAAGATCGGACAGGGGGGCGGGCTTGACGAGGAACATGAGAATATTGAGGTGCTGGAAATCCCTTTTGCCGAAGCCATGGAAATGGTGGAGAACGGCGAGATCCAAGATGCCAAAACCATTCTTTTGCTACAGCATGCCAAGCTTTATGATCTTGTGGAACTGAGCTCCGCTGCATCTATGCACATCCTTATCGCGGGTCCTTATCGCTCGGGAACAGGTGATGATCCCAACAAAATAGCCGCCAACCTTCAAGCTATGAATGAGGCTGCTCTTCAAGTATACAGACTGGGCCATTTGCCAGTGCTCGGTGAGTGGTACGCCCTCCCTCTGATGGAAACAGCCGGCTCGAAAGAGATGGGTGATGAGATCTTTAATGATATTTTTCATCCCTCCTGTGTCCGGCTGTTGGCTCATTGTGATGCCGTCTTACGGATTGGCGGTGCTTCCCAAGGAGCTGATGAGATGGTGCGGGTGGCTGCAGAAGGCCGGAAGAAGATTTATTATTGGATCGAAGAGTTGTATTGTGTAATCTAA
- a CDS encoding Tex family protein: MNNKEAVMDEAAVKQEQELITLAIAKELNINVKQVRTTVGLLDEGNTIPFIARYRKEMTGELDENQLRDIEERLAYLRNLGERKKDVIRNIDEQGKLTKELHEQISKAVKLQEVEDLYRPFRQKRKTRASVAKEKGLEPLADWIMEQRRQGNPTEEAAKYVDIDKGVETPELALQGAMDIIAENIADDPTIRSWVRSYTASQGILVSEAKDASQESVYENYYSYREPVHKMPPHRILAINRGERENILKVGIEVVSDKIHAFISRKILKAPSPVTSLLEAVTEDSYKRLIAPSVEREVRGEMTDRGENQAISIFSGNLRSLLLQPPVKGRCVLGVDPAYRTGCKLAVVDDTGKLLEVAVTYPTPPNNKKLEAAAKFKELIAKYGIQLIVIGNGTGSRETEQFTAEVIADIGNPELAYLIVNEAGASVYSASKLAQEEFPDLDVAERSAASIARRVQDPLAELVKIDPKAIGVGQYQHDVSQKHLEESLKAVVESAVNHVGVDVNTASPSLLSYVAGVNATIAKNIVKFREENGKFTTRKQLQKVPRLGAKSYEQCIGFMRIPGGDNTLDRTPIHPESYPVVDRLFRELGLDVNLLGSKEIASELEAQNAEELAVKLDVGVPTLRDILESLQRPGRDPREELPLPIFRTDVLKIEDLVPGMEMQGTVRNVIDFGAFVDIGIKNDGLVHISQLSGSFVKHPMDVVSVGDNVTVWVMSVDLKKGRVSLTMRAPRE, translated from the coding sequence ATGAATAACAAAGAAGCGGTAATGGATGAGGCAGCAGTTAAGCAGGAGCAGGAATTGATTACTTTAGCGATCGCCAAGGAACTGAACATTAATGTGAAGCAAGTTCGAACGACTGTAGGCCTGCTGGATGAAGGCAATACCATCCCATTCATTGCGAGATATCGTAAGGAAATGACGGGTGAGCTGGACGAAAATCAGTTGCGCGATATTGAAGAACGTTTGGCCTATTTACGGAATTTGGGTGAGCGCAAGAAGGATGTTATCCGCAATATTGATGAACAAGGTAAGCTGACCAAGGAACTTCACGAGCAAATTTCCAAGGCAGTTAAGCTTCAGGAAGTCGAGGATTTGTATCGACCTTTCCGTCAGAAGCGCAAGACGCGTGCCAGTGTAGCTAAGGAAAAAGGACTGGAACCGCTGGCTGACTGGATCATGGAGCAACGCAGACAGGGGAATCCGACCGAAGAAGCGGCTAAATATGTGGATATAGACAAGGGTGTAGAAACGCCGGAGCTGGCGCTGCAAGGTGCCATGGATATCATTGCCGAGAATATTGCAGATGACCCTACTATTCGTTCCTGGGTTCGTTCATACACAGCCAGCCAAGGGATACTTGTATCTGAGGCAAAGGATGCCTCACAAGAATCCGTATATGAGAACTATTATAGTTATCGTGAACCGGTACATAAAATGCCGCCGCACCGTATTCTGGCCATTAATCGCGGAGAACGGGAAAATATCCTGAAAGTAGGGATTGAGGTGGTATCGGATAAGATTCACGCCTTCATCTCCCGGAAGATTCTCAAAGCTCCGTCGCCTGTAACGTCCTTGCTGGAGGCAGTAACAGAGGATTCCTACAAGCGTTTGATTGCGCCTTCGGTAGAACGCGAGGTGCGTGGGGAAATGACAGACAGAGGAGAAAATCAGGCCATATCCATTTTCTCCGGTAATTTACGCAGCCTACTGCTGCAACCGCCAGTCAAAGGACGTTGCGTTCTCGGCGTCGATCCAGCTTACCGCACAGGCTGCAAGCTTGCGGTTGTTGATGATACCGGCAAGCTGCTGGAGGTCGCGGTGACCTACCCGACACCGCCGAATAACAAGAAGCTGGAAGCTGCTGCGAAGTTCAAGGAGCTGATTGCTAAGTATGGTATCCAACTTATCGTAATCGGTAACGGTACAGGTTCGCGGGAGACAGAGCAATTCACGGCTGAGGTTATAGCCGATATTGGCAATCCAGAGCTGGCTTACCTTATCGTGAATGAAGCGGGAGCCAGTGTCTATTCGGCCTCCAAGCTGGCGCAGGAGGAATTCCCGGATCTGGATGTTGCGGAGCGTAGTGCCGCTTCCATCGCCCGCCGTGTGCAGGATCCGTTAGCGGAGCTGGTGAAGATTGACCCGAAAGCAATCGGTGTTGGGCAATACCAGCATGACGTATCCCAGAAGCATCTGGAAGAGAGCCTTAAGGCCGTTGTAGAATCTGCCGTAAACCATGTCGGCGTTGATGTGAATACGGCATCTCCATCTTTGCTCTCCTATGTGGCTGGTGTCAATGCAACCATCGCTAAGAATATCGTGAAGTTCCGTGAAGAGAACGGTAAATTTACGACCCGCAAGCAGCTGCAAAAGGTTCCGCGCCTTGGGGCCAAATCCTATGAGCAGTGCATTGGCTTTATGCGGATTCCCGGAGGGGATAACACTCTGGATCGGACACCGATTCACCCTGAGTCCTACCCGGTGGTAGACCGTTTGTTCCGTGAGCTAGGGCTGGATGTGAACTTGCTGGGAAGCAAGGAAATCGCTTCGGAGCTGGAAGCGCAGAATGCGGAGGAGCTCGCTGTGAAGCTGGATGTCGGCGTGCCGACTTTGCGCGACATCTTGGAGAGCTTACAGCGTCCAGGTCGCGATCCGCGTGAGGAGCTGCCTTTACCGATCTTCCGCACGGATGTGCTCAAGATCGAAGATCTGGTTCCCGGCATGGAAATGCAGGGAACGGTCCGCAACGTTATCGATTTCGGGGCATTCGTCGATATCGGGATTAAGAACGACGGACTGGTGCACATTTCTCAGCTTAGCGGCAGCTTTGTGAAGCATCCGATGGACGTCGTGTCCGTTGGTGATAATGTAACTGTCTGGGTTATGAGTGTCGACCTTAAGAAAGGTCGGGTCAGCCTGACTATGCGGGCGCCGCGCGAATAA
- a CDS encoding type II toxin-antitoxin system PemK/MazF family toxin, producing MIVKRGDVFFADLSPVVGSEQGGVRPVLVIQNDIGNRFSPTVIVAAITAQIQKAKLPTHVEIDADAHGFDRDSVILLEQVRTIDKQRLTDKITHLDDDTMKKVDDSLQISLGLIDF from the coding sequence TTGATCGTTAAACGCGGCGACGTTTTTTTTGCCGACCTTTCCCCAGTAGTGGGGTCTGAACAGGGCGGAGTAAGGCCTGTTCTGGTGATCCAGAATGATATTGGTAATCGTTTCAGCCCAACGGTGATTGTGGCCGCAATAACGGCCCAGATCCAAAAGGCCAAACTGCCTACTCATGTGGAAATTGATGCGGATGCTCACGGCTTTGACCGGGATTCCGTCATTTTGCTGGAGCAGGTCCGGACCATTGACAAGCAACGTTTGACTGATAAGATCACCCACCTCGATGACGATACGATGAAAAAGGTGGATGACTCACTGCAAATCAGTCTAGGCTTGATTGACTTTTAA
- a CDS encoding CopG family ribbon-helix-helix protein translates to MANLQNTKRIMISLPDHLLQEVDGIVQLENSNRSELIRQAMKLYLSERRKRFIRESMQRGYMEMAKINLTMACEAFLAEEDADSTLGRLVSGV, encoded by the coding sequence GTGGCCAATTTGCAAAACACCAAAAGAATCATGATCAGCTTGCCCGATCATCTCTTGCAGGAAGTGGATGGAATCGTTCAACTGGAGAATTCCAACCGAAGTGAATTGATTAGGCAGGCCATGAAGCTGTATTTGAGCGAACGGAGGAAACGTTTCATCCGGGAGTCCATGCAGCGCGGCTACATGGAGATGGCTAAGATCAACTTAACCATGGCATGCGAGGCTTTCCTTGCTGAGGAAGATGCAGACAGCACTCTTGGCCGCTTAGTAAGCGGGGTGTAA
- the alr gene encoding alanine racemase, with protein MQASYRPTVAEINLDDLRANYEAFRKFLPAETKFMACVKGNAYGHGAVEVTRELEALGADYVSVAFLDEALELRQAGILLPILVLGYTSPEGIAVAWENNVTVTIFTPEVLEAIKRLPLNPDHRLKVHVKIDSGMGRLGLLPEEAPAFIEEVHKTAQAELEGMFTHFAKADEEDKSYTLDQHRRFTGVAEALREKEFVIPIIHTGNSATAIDTPHLSINMVRIGISIYGFYPSAEVNRHLIAIRPVLTLKTQAVFIKSLPPHWGISYGTRYVTESEEIIATLPVGYADGYSRMLSGKAEVLIRGRRVPVVGTICMDQCMVSLKSFAEEAEQIQAGEEVVLIGRQADVSITADELALHLGTIHYEVICMLAHRVPRVYVREGAAPNLVNALLQP; from the coding sequence GTGCAAGCAAGCTATCGACCGACAGTAGCCGAGATTAATCTGGATGATTTACGTGCCAATTACGAAGCCTTTCGCAAGTTTTTGCCGGCGGAGACGAAGTTTATGGCATGTGTCAAAGGAAACGCGTATGGCCATGGAGCAGTGGAAGTGACACGGGAACTTGAAGCCCTGGGTGCGGACTATGTGAGTGTGGCTTTTTTGGATGAAGCATTGGAGCTGCGTCAGGCGGGAATACTACTTCCTATCCTGGTACTGGGCTACACTTCTCCAGAAGGAATAGCCGTTGCCTGGGAAAATAATGTAACCGTAACTATTTTCACTCCGGAGGTATTGGAGGCGATTAAACGTCTTCCCTTGAATCCGGACCATAGGTTGAAGGTGCACGTCAAGATAGATAGCGGGATGGGGCGGCTGGGACTTTTGCCAGAGGAAGCACCTGCATTTATCGAGGAAGTGCATAAGACAGCGCAGGCGGAGCTGGAGGGAATGTTTACCCATTTTGCCAAAGCAGATGAAGAAGACAAAAGCTATACATTGGACCAGCACCGACGGTTCACGGGCGTGGCAGAAGCGCTTCGGGAGAAAGAATTCGTCATCCCGATTATACATACGGGCAACAGCGCTACAGCCATTGATACACCTCATTTGTCCATCAATATGGTTCGTATAGGTATCAGTATATACGGTTTCTACCCGTCCGCCGAGGTGAACCGCCACTTGATAGCTATACGCCCGGTATTGACGCTGAAGACGCAGGCAGTGTTTATCAAAAGTCTGCCGCCCCATTGGGGCATCAGTTATGGTACGCGTTACGTTACGGAGAGTGAAGAGATTATTGCAACGCTCCCTGTAGGTTACGCTGATGGATATTCCCGCATGTTAAGCGGCAAAGCTGAGGTGCTAATACGCGGACGCCGCGTTCCGGTCGTCGGAACTATCTGCATGGACCAGTGTATGGTATCGCTCAAATCTTTCGCTGAAGAAGCGGAACAAATCCAAGCTGGCGAAGAGGTTGTACTCATCGGCCGCCAAGCTGACGTGTCCATCACGGCAGACGAGTTGGCGCTCCATCTAGGAACGATTCACTACGAGGTCATTTGCATGCTGGCCCACCGAGTGCCCCGTGTTTATGTACGCGAAGGCGCAGCTCCTAACCTGGTTAACGCCCTTTTACAGCCTTAA